One window of the Streptomyces sp. NBC_00259 genome contains the following:
- a CDS encoding DUF1876 domain-containing protein — MTRTAEWKIRLYLFEEDNTTKARVVLDTGTAVLTGHGVARCNAEDRDVPEIGDELAAGRALHDLDRQLMTTAHGDMEALQTTQSGPGTTRGAP, encoded by the coding sequence ATGACACGTACAGCCGAGTGGAAGATCCGGCTCTACCTGTTCGAGGAGGACAACACGACGAAGGCCCGCGTCGTACTGGACACGGGAACCGCGGTCCTCACCGGCCACGGTGTGGCCAGATGCAACGCCGAGGACAGGGACGTGCCGGAGATCGGCGACGAACTGGCCGCCGGCCGCGCGCTCCACGACCTCGACCGTCAGCTGATGACCACCGCCCACGGCGACATGGAGGCCCTGCAGACCACCCAGTCGGGACCGGGCACCACACGCGGCGCGCCCTGA
- a CDS encoding universal stress protein, with protein MSRHVTVGLDGSLQSDAAAEWAAREAVLREVPLRLVHADEWPVWTADPEAEAGVQRPGVQRLWADKLLAEAAERLRQRHPSLEISTRRLSGRPSTALATEAADADLLVLGSRGLSCVMGFVLGSVGMETITAAEGPVVFVRAPAFPGADQDTPAGSSRDVVVGVDIHQPCDPLLGFAFDEAARRGGRLRALHGWSLPPVVHDALALEAAERDMAPDIARSLGDALAPWQRKYPSVAVVELTPVGAPSQLLAQSAADADLVVVGRRSRRSRLGAHIGPVTHAVIHHCAAPVAIVAHH; from the coding sequence TTGTCCCGCCATGTGACCGTCGGCCTGGACGGGTCGCTCCAGAGCGACGCCGCTGCCGAATGGGCGGCACGGGAGGCGGTACTGCGGGAGGTGCCGCTGCGCCTCGTGCACGCGGACGAGTGGCCTGTCTGGACTGCCGATCCTGAGGCCGAAGCCGGCGTACAACGACCCGGCGTACAACGACTCTGGGCCGACAAGCTCCTGGCCGAGGCCGCGGAACGGCTGCGTCAAAGGCACCCCTCCCTGGAGATCAGCACACGCCGGTTGTCGGGACGGCCGTCCACCGCCCTGGCGACGGAGGCGGCCGACGCCGATCTGCTGGTGCTCGGCTCCCGCGGGCTGAGCTGCGTCATGGGCTTCGTCCTCGGGTCAGTCGGTATGGAGACGATCACCGCCGCCGAGGGGCCTGTCGTCTTCGTTCGGGCACCGGCATTCCCGGGCGCCGACCAGGACACTCCGGCCGGATCCTCGCGCGACGTGGTCGTCGGCGTCGACATCCACCAGCCCTGCGACCCGCTGCTCGGCTTCGCCTTCGACGAGGCCGCACGCCGCGGCGGCCGCCTGCGGGCGCTCCACGGCTGGTCACTCCCGCCGGTCGTCCACGACGCGCTCGCGCTCGAAGCAGCCGAGCGGGACATGGCACCGGACATCGCCCGCAGCCTCGGGGACGCGCTGGCGCCTTGGCAGCGAAAGTACCCTTCGGTGGCAGTCGTCGAGCTGACACCCGTCGGCGCACCCTCCCAACTGCTGGCGCAGTCCGCCGCCGACGCGGATCTCGTAGTCGTCGGCCGTCGCAGCCGCCGGTCTCGCCTGGGTGCCCATATCGGACCCGTCACCCACGCGGTGATCCACCACTGCGCCGCACCCGTCGCCATCGTCGCCCATCACTGA